One Glutamicibacter halophytocola DNA segment encodes these proteins:
- the dinB gene encoding DNA polymerase IV, which yields MVHRAVLHVDMDAFFVSVELRNRPELVGKPVIVGFPEGRSVVLSASYDCRARGIHSAMPMSQAIPLMPEATIIEPSHHLYAQASGEIMAYFRTLTPLVEQVSVDEAFLDVTGSMRMLGGPMEIGRTIREHIRKNMGLPASVGIAKNKFIAKLASTYAKPDGMAVIAPDRTEEFLEDLPVSKMWGVGKRTGQQLHALGIETVGQLSREPEERLIVRMGEHGRSLHRLANGIDERPVEVTRDEKSISAEHTFAVDVSEVRVLEDELLRLSHRVAKRLRDHGKSAGGVGLKIKYRDFTGLTRSRALGAATDSSATVGEAGMLLLKKLLPLTQPVRLIGIRAERLEDSAAGLQLSLDPKDEKVRDAERVADLIGQKFPQSLVTPARFLRPRE from the coding sequence ATGGTGCATCGCGCGGTATTGCATGTCGATATGGACGCCTTTTTCGTTTCCGTGGAACTGCGCAATCGTCCCGAATTGGTCGGCAAGCCAGTCATCGTCGGATTCCCCGAAGGGCGGAGCGTTGTGCTCTCAGCCTCGTACGACTGCCGTGCCAGAGGGATCCATTCTGCGATGCCAATGAGCCAGGCTATTCCGCTTATGCCAGAGGCGACAATAATTGAACCGAGCCACCACTTGTACGCTCAGGCTTCTGGGGAAATCATGGCCTACTTCCGCACGCTGACGCCCTTGGTTGAGCAAGTCAGCGTTGATGAAGCATTTTTGGATGTCACTGGAAGCATGCGCATGCTTGGCGGCCCTATGGAAATAGGCCGGACTATTCGAGAGCACATACGGAAAAACATGGGTTTGCCAGCGAGCGTGGGCATTGCCAAGAACAAATTCATCGCAAAGCTTGCATCCACTTATGCCAAGCCTGATGGCATGGCCGTAATCGCACCGGATCGCACGGAGGAGTTTCTCGAAGATCTTCCGGTGTCCAAAATGTGGGGTGTAGGAAAGCGCACCGGGCAGCAATTGCACGCACTGGGTATCGAGACCGTCGGGCAGCTGTCACGCGAGCCCGAAGAGCGATTGATTGTCCGGATGGGGGAGCATGGTCGATCCTTGCATCGACTTGCCAATGGGATTGATGAACGTCCAGTGGAGGTAACCCGTGACGAAAAGAGCATCTCAGCCGAACACACGTTTGCTGTTGATGTCTCTGAAGTGCGGGTGCTGGAAGATGAACTGCTGCGCCTGAGTCACCGTGTGGCCAAGCGCTTGAGGGATCATGGCAAGTCGGCTGGTGGCGTCGGGCTGAAAATTAAATATCGTGATTTCACTGGTCTGACGCGTTCAAGGGCGCTCGGAGCGGCGACGGACTCCTCGGCAACCGTGGGCGAGGCAGGCATGCTGCTCTTGAAAAAGTTGTTGCCGCTAACCCAGCCCGTGCGATTGATTGGTATTCGCGCTGAGCGGCTTGAGGATTCTGCCGCTGGACTGCAGCTGAGCCTTGATCCAAAGGATGAGAAGGTGAGGGATGCTGAACGGGTGGCTGACCTCATCGGACAGAAGTTCCCGCAATCGTTGGTGACTCCGGCACGTTTTTTGCGACCGAGGGAATAA